A single window of Acinetobacter wuhouensis DNA harbors:
- a CDS encoding cation:proton antiporter, which translates to MGNYFFLQVFTVVFALSIATTIFNKRILGFPQAIGVPIVSAIFVFILQWGASLLNGNQFISINIHNIEEAVRHIDFYDFLVNGVICFILTSSALKFKVSDLKVYWKPISILATIALLLCAVFFAGLVFGFQYLIGNPVPILVLLLLGSALGATDPIGIKGVLSSVRAPHHLMVKLEGESLFNDAMCIAVFMTLLNVLEGEHFSLMATLQTFLYEIVVAVIIGWAFGLGILRLMRGKHEMESLILTTALLACGSYLVALFAHASAPIACVIGGLIVGNKWKEILQDREIREVNHFWHTVEGIINSFLFTLIGLEIFILDLSTSLILGGIFAFFALHLSRFAANFLSFAFFPSFRKKSYNGSLAILSWGGVRGGISLALILAVANVPELRDYSSILIGYTFISVLLSGVVCGLGLPAVMNAFYYNPNEETQGFKGWYQRMCNKMNRKGIKYIVGEDAEGHETITIYNPEALVDKKSSDGVASVHHPEKAQEVKRLENPANF; encoded by the coding sequence ATGGGCAATTATTTTTTTCTTCAGGTCTTTACGGTCGTATTTGCACTCTCTATCGCAACAACAATTTTTAATAAGCGAATATTAGGTTTCCCGCAGGCAATTGGCGTACCCATCGTTTCAGCAATTTTTGTCTTCATATTGCAATGGGGAGCAAGTTTGCTGAATGGCAACCAATTTATTTCTATTAATATTCACAATATTGAAGAAGCCGTTCGTCATATTGATTTTTATGATTTTTTAGTCAATGGCGTGATCTGCTTCATTCTGACCTCATCAGCATTAAAATTTAAAGTTTCTGACTTAAAAGTATATTGGAAACCGATCAGTATTTTAGCGACGATTGCTTTGTTGCTATGTGCTGTGTTTTTTGCTGGTTTGGTTTTTGGATTCCAATATTTAATTGGCAATCCTGTTCCAATTCTCGTGTTATTACTTTTAGGTTCTGCACTTGGGGCGACTGACCCGATTGGGATTAAAGGCGTACTCAGTTCTGTGCGTGCTCCACACCATTTGATGGTTAAACTTGAAGGCGAATCACTGTTTAACGATGCAATGTGTATCGCAGTCTTTATGACTTTATTGAATGTACTTGAAGGTGAGCACTTCAGCTTGATGGCAACCTTACAAACCTTCCTTTATGAAATTGTCGTTGCAGTAATTATCGGTTGGGCATTTGGTTTAGGGATTCTGCGTCTTATGCGTGGTAAGCATGAAATGGAATCACTTATTTTGACTACTGCTTTATTAGCATGTGGTTCTTACTTGGTTGCATTATTTGCACATGCTTCCGCACCAATTGCCTGTGTGATCGGTGGTTTGATTGTTGGTAATAAATGGAAAGAAATTTTACAAGATCGTGAAATTCGTGAAGTGAATCATTTCTGGCATACTGTTGAAGGGATTATCAACTCATTCTTATTTACGCTAATCGGTCTGGAAATCTTTATTTTAGATTTAAGTACTAGTTTGATTCTTGGTGGTATATTTGCTTTCTTTGCTTTGCATTTATCACGTTTCGCCGCAAACTTTTTATCATTCGCATTTTTCCCATCATTCCGTAAAAAAAGCTATAACGGCAGCTTGGCGATTCTTTCATGGGGTGGTGTACGAGGAGGGATCTCTTTAGCATTGATCCTAGCTGTTGCCAACGTGCCTGAGCTACGTGATTACAGCAGTATCTTAATTGGTTATACATTTATTAGCGTATTGTTATCTGGCGTGGTCTGTGGCTTAGGCTTGCCTGCGGTGATGAATGCGTTCTATTACAACCCAAATGAAGAAACACAAGGATTCAAAGGGTGGTATCAGAGAATGTGTAATAAAATGAACCGTAAAGGAATTAAATATATTGTTGGTGAAGATGCTGAAGGACATGAGACGATTACCATTTATAATCCTGAAGCCTTAGTCGATAAAAAGTCTTCAGATGGTGTTGCATCTGTACATCATCCTGAAAAAGCACAAGAGGTTAAGCGATTGGAAAACCCTGCAAACTTTTAA
- the ypfJ gene encoding KPN_02809 family neutral zinc metallopeptidase: MRWKGRRVSDNVEDRRGGGGAKAGGISIIGLIVAFVAWKFFGVDPQQAYQATKQVTSSGATQGAAPANLTAEQKEVSDFVGTILADTEDTWTPILRAKGVQYVSPKLVMFSGAIQSGCGAAQSAMGPFYCPADQKVYIDTQFFKDMRQQMGISGEQNQTELSARDEAGDFAQAYVIAHEVGHHIQNILGISGQVQQQRQRVSEAQGNQLSVRLELQADCLAGVWANSTHQRTQFLEQGDIEEAMDAAEKIGDDFLQKKARGYAVPDSFTHGTSQQRMQWFNTGLKSGDIDRCDTFN, translated from the coding sequence ATGCGTTGGAAAGGACGTCGTGTCAGTGACAATGTAGAAGATCGCCGTGGCGGTGGGGGAGCTAAAGCGGGTGGTATTAGTATCATCGGTTTGATCGTTGCATTTGTTGCTTGGAAGTTTTTCGGTGTAGATCCACAACAAGCGTATCAGGCAACCAAGCAAGTAACTTCATCTGGTGCGACTCAAGGCGCAGCACCAGCGAATTTGACTGCTGAGCAAAAAGAAGTATCCGATTTTGTTGGAACAATTTTGGCGGATACAGAAGACACGTGGACGCCTATTTTAAGGGCGAAAGGTGTGCAATATGTTTCACCTAAATTGGTGATGTTTAGTGGGGCTATTCAGTCAGGCTGTGGTGCTGCACAATCTGCTATGGGACCTTTTTATTGTCCAGCAGATCAAAAAGTATATATTGATACCCAGTTCTTTAAAGATATGCGTCAGCAGATGGGCATCTCTGGTGAGCAGAATCAAACAGAGCTTTCTGCCAGAGATGAAGCAGGTGATTTTGCGCAAGCTTATGTGATTGCACATGAAGTTGGGCACCATATCCAAAATATATTGGGTATTTCTGGACAAGTCCAACAACAACGCCAACGTGTAAGTGAAGCTCAGGGTAACCAGTTATCTGTGCGTTTAGAATTACAAGCGGATTGTTTGGCAGGCGTTTGGGCAAATAGCACACATCAACGGACTCAGTTCCTTGAACAAGGTGATATTGAAGAAGCAATGGATGCAGCTGAAAAAATTGGCGATGACTTTTTACAGAAAAAAGCACGTGGCTATGCCGTACCAGACAGTTTTACGCATGGGACGAGTCAACAGCGTATGCAATGGTTTAACACAGGCTTAAAATCAGGTGATATTGATCGTTGCGATACCTTTAATTAA
- a CDS encoding DUF808 domain-containing protein, whose amino-acid sequence MASSLLILLDDIAAVLDDVAVMSKMAAKKTAGVLGDDLALNAQQVSGVRSERELPVVWGVAKGSFVNKLILVPLALLISVVAPWLINPLLMIGGLFLCYEGVEKVLHSLHHKKAKTEEAAQEELEQIETDLATFEKDKIKGAIRTDFILSAEIVVISLGTVAAATFGTKVMVLSVIAIFMTVGVYGFVAMIVKIDDLGLYLTQQASSLKQTIGRGLLAFAPKLMKTLTIVGTIAMFLVGGGIITHAVSSLHHWTEETVDHIEHIPTVGSIIGALAPTLINMVIGIVAGLIVLLVVNLIQKIRGKSTTA is encoded by the coding sequence ATGGCGAGTAGTTTATTAATATTATTAGATGATATTGCGGCAGTATTAGATGATGTTGCAGTCATGAGTAAAATGGCGGCAAAGAAAACAGCAGGTGTTTTGGGGGATGATTTAGCCCTCAATGCGCAACAAGTCAGTGGTGTAAGATCTGAGCGTGAACTGCCAGTGGTATGGGGCGTTGCCAAAGGCTCTTTTGTCAATAAATTAATTCTTGTTCCCTTGGCATTATTGATCAGTGTGGTTGCACCATGGTTAATCAATCCTTTGCTAATGATCGGTGGTTTATTCCTGTGCTATGAAGGTGTGGAAAAAGTTTTACATAGCCTACATCATAAAAAAGCCAAAACTGAAGAAGCAGCGCAGGAGGAATTGGAGCAAATTGAAACAGATTTAGCGACTTTTGAAAAAGATAAAATCAAAGGAGCAATTCGTACAGATTTTATTCTTTCAGCTGAAATTGTAGTGATTTCTTTAGGTACTGTCGCTGCCGCAACTTTCGGTACGAAAGTTATGGTTTTATCTGTGATCGCGATTTTCATGACAGTGGGCGTTTATGGCTTTGTCGCAATGATTGTTAAAATTGATGATCTTGGTTTGTATTTAACCCAACAAGCTTCAAGTTTAAAACAAACAATTGGTCGTGGATTATTGGCATTTGCACCAAAGTTGATGAAGACATTGACGATTGTTGGAACGATTGCAATGTTCTTAGTTGGTGGCGGGATTATTACCCATGCTGTTTCATCTTTACATCACTGGACTGAAGAAACCGTTGATCATATTGAGCATATTCCGACTGTGGGCAGTATTATTGGAGCGCTCGCACCGACTTTGATTAATATGGTGATTGGTATTGTCGCTGGACTTATTGTATTGTTAGTGGTCAATCTTATTCAAAAAATTCGTGGTAAATCAACCACTGCATAA
- the trpS gene encoding tryptophan--tRNA ligase, protein MTNQDNRPVILTGDRPTGQLHLGHFVGSLRSRVGLQDSHHQHLLLADAQALTDNADNFEKVRRNIIEVATDYLAVGIDPTKTTICVQSCLPALNELTMLYLNFVTVSRLERNPTIKAEIQLRGFERDIPAGFLCYPVAQAADITAFKATVVPVGDDQIPMIEQTNEIVRRLNRQIGHDVLPECKVLLSNMSRLPGFDGKAKMSKSLGNTIVLDATDKDIKKAVNAMYTDPNHLRIEDPGQVEGNIVFTYLDAFDPNKEEVEELKEHYRRGGLGDGTVKKRLEGVLKELITPIRERRMELAKDPDYIMDILKTGTDKCRIITQDTLDEIKNGLGVFHF, encoded by the coding sequence ATGACGAATCAAGATAATCGTCCTGTGATTTTGACAGGTGACCGTCCTACAGGACAACTACACTTGGGACATTTTGTAGGTTCTTTACGCTCACGAGTAGGCTTACAAGATTCTCATCATCAACATCTTCTACTCGCTGATGCACAGGCTTTAACAGATAATGCCGATAACTTTGAAAAAGTTCGTCGTAATATTATTGAAGTCGCAACTGATTATTTGGCTGTAGGTATTGACCCAACCAAAACAACGATTTGTGTTCAATCATGCTTACCCGCACTGAATGAACTGACTATGTTGTATCTAAACTTTGTGACTGTTTCACGTTTAGAACGTAACCCAACCATTAAAGCAGAAATTCAATTGCGTGGTTTTGAACGTGACATTCCTGCGGGCTTCCTCTGCTACCCTGTTGCTCAAGCAGCGGATATCACTGCATTTAAAGCAACTGTCGTTCCTGTCGGTGATGATCAAATTCCAATGATTGAACAAACCAACGAAATCGTTCGTCGTTTGAACCGTCAAATTGGGCACGATGTACTACCTGAATGTAAAGTCTTACTTTCAAATATGAGTCGCTTACCAGGTTTTGATGGTAAAGCAAAAATGTCGAAGTCTTTGGGTAATACCATCGTTCTAGATGCGACAGACAAAGACATCAAAAAAGCAGTGAATGCAATGTATACCGATCCGAACCATCTTCGTATTGAAGACCCAGGTCAGGTGGAAGGCAATATTGTATTTACTTACTTAGATGCTTTTGATCCAAACAAAGAAGAAGTTGAAGAACTGAAAGAACATTATCGTCGTGGTGGTTTAGGCGATGGTACGGTGAAAAAACGTCTTGAGGGTGTGTTAAAAGAATTGATTACACCGATTCGCGAACGTCGTATGGAACTTGCAAAAGATCCTGATTACATCATGGACATCTTGAAAACAGGTACAGATAAATGCCGTATCATTACTCAAGATACTTTAGATGAAATCAAAAATGGTTTAGGCGTGTTTCATTTTTAA
- the lysS gene encoding lysine--tRNA ligase: MTQHNAQSTSEQHISENDLIAQRHAKLKQIQDHAKETGVSPWPNAFKREHYAQDLQDQFAEKSKEEIEAGEQVHVSVAGRVMLNRGSFIVIQDMTGRIQLYVPRKELAPEVLETVKSLDLGDIIAVSGYIGRSGKGDLYVHIEHFELLTKSLRPLPDKFHGLTDTEVKYRKRYLDLIVNEETRKTFEVRAKVISGIRNYLINERFMEVETPMMHVIPGGASARPFETHHNALDMPLFLRIAPELYLKRLVVGGFERVFEINRNFRNEGVSTRHNPEFTMIEFYQAYADYKDLMALTESMLEKLAIDILGSTDVPYGEEVYSFKGPFKKISMFDAILEHNPSFTPENVADREFLANFVREELKEQVKPGFGLGKLQTIVFEETVETQLRQPTFITEYPAETSPLARRNDDNPHITDRFEFFIGGRELANGFSELNDPIDQAERFQAQVAEKDAGDDEAMHFDADFIEALEYGLPPTAGEGIGIDRLVMLFANAPSIRDVILFPHMRIKSN, from the coding sequence ATGACGCAACATAACGCTCAATCGACTTCTGAACAACACATTTCCGAAAACGATTTAATTGCACAGCGTCATGCCAAGTTAAAGCAAATCCAAGATCACGCCAAGGAAACTGGTGTTAGCCCATGGCCTAACGCATTCAAACGTGAACATTATGCGCAAGATTTGCAAGATCAATTCGCTGAAAAATCAAAAGAAGAAATTGAAGCTGGTGAACAAGTTCATGTTTCTGTAGCGGGTCGCGTGATGTTGAACCGTGGTTCATTCATCGTGATTCAAGATATGACTGGTCGTATTCAACTTTATGTACCACGTAAAGAACTTGCTCCTGAAGTTTTAGAAACTGTAAAAAGTTTAGACTTGGGTGACATTATCGCTGTTTCAGGCTATATCGGTCGTTCAGGTAAAGGCGATTTATATGTGCATATTGAACATTTTGAATTGTTGACCAAATCACTTCGTCCGCTTCCAGATAAATTCCATGGCTTAACAGATACAGAAGTAAAGTATCGTAAACGTTATTTAGACTTAATTGTGAATGAAGAAACACGTAAAACTTTTGAAGTTCGTGCGAAAGTGATTTCTGGCATTCGTAATTACCTAATCAATGAACGTTTCATGGAAGTTGAAACCCCTATGATGCATGTGATTCCAGGTGGTGCGTCTGCACGTCCATTTGAAACACATCACAATGCATTGGATATGCCTTTATTCTTACGTATTGCACCTGAACTTTATTTAAAACGTTTAGTGGTTGGTGGTTTTGAGCGTGTATTTGAAATTAACCGTAACTTCCGTAATGAAGGTGTTTCTACACGTCATAACCCAGAATTCACCATGATCGAATTCTACCAAGCTTATGCAGACTACAAAGACTTAATGGCTTTGACTGAAAGTATGCTTGAAAAATTGGCAATCGATATCTTAGGTTCAACTGATGTGCCTTATGGTGAAGAAGTCTATAGCTTCAAAGGCCCATTCAAGAAGATTTCAATGTTTGATGCGATTCTTGAACATAACCCAAGCTTCACCCCTGAAAATGTTGCAGATCGTGAGTTCCTTGCAAACTTCGTTCGTGAAGAATTGAAAGAGCAAGTAAAACCAGGTTTTGGTTTAGGTAAACTTCAAACCATCGTATTTGAAGAAACAGTTGAAACTCAATTACGTCAACCAACATTCATTACTGAATATCCAGCGGAAACTTCTCCATTGGCACGCCGTAATGATGATAATCCGCACATTACGGATCGTTTTGAATTCTTCATCGGTGGTCGTGAGTTGGCAAATGGCTTCTCAGAGTTAAATGATCCAATTGATCAAGCTGAACGTTTCCAAGCGCAAGTTGCGGAAAAGGATGCGGGTGATGATGAAGCGATGCATTTCGATGCGGACTTTATTGAAGCTTTAGAATATGGTTTACCTCCTACAGCTGGTGAGGGTATTGGTATTGACCGTTTGGTTATGCTGTTTGCCAATGCGCCAAGTATTCGTGATGTGATTTTATTCCCGCACATGCGTATTAAATCAAACTAA
- a CDS encoding YqiA/YcfP family alpha/beta fold hydrolase: MNCENTKILFLHGLDSSKESTKFHAIQSGKKYCIEIDYRNLNYKTVENLYHDIIEKIKPDLLIGHSLGAYWALKMSQSHRIPTIIANPSLSPDFRTDYPAINEHDLEHDIPQIAYIELGDEVLDMYQVAEQLEPYMQVETIEGGHHRLAQPENLNRLIDYMQHTFID; encoded by the coding sequence ATGAACTGTGAAAATACTAAAATTCTATTTCTACATGGACTTGATTCTTCAAAAGAATCAACAAAGTTTCATGCCATTCAGTCTGGAAAAAAATACTGTATCGAGATCGACTACCGTAATTTAAATTATAAAACTGTCGAAAATCTCTATCACGATATTATCGAAAAAATTAAGCCTGATTTATTGATCGGACATAGTTTAGGTGCGTATTGGGCATTAAAAATGTCTCAAAGTCACCGCATCCCAACCATTATTGCCAATCCAAGTCTGAGCCCTGACTTCCGCACAGATTACCCTGCGATTAATGAACATGATTTAGAGCATGATATTCCGCAGATCGCATATATTGAATTGGGTGATGAAGTTCTCGACATGTATCAAGTTGCTGAACAACTCGAACCTTATATGCAAGTTGAAACCATTGAAGGCGGACACCATCGCCTTGCTCAACCTGAAAACCTCAATCGTTTAATTGACTATATGCAACATACGTTTATTGATTAA
- a CDS encoding adenine phosphoribosyltransferase, with protein sequence MSTVLWSSIRTVQDFPKPGICFYDLTPLFMNNLVELTDALIASIPAEQLAEVDSFVAVEARGFVLASLLAQRTGKSLLLVRKAGKLPPPVIGVGYSLEYGLDRLEMSADIEPQKVIIVDDVLATGGTLKAVKQLMNKCEHTVLGASIFLDLPDLHKDLGMTVWSVLDETSKPVEEAVA encoded by the coding sequence ATGTCTACTGTTTTGTGGTCAAGTATCCGTACTGTCCAAGATTTTCCAAAACCAGGTATTTGTTTTTATGATTTAACTCCATTGTTTATGAACAATTTGGTTGAATTGACTGATGCGCTCATTGCAAGTATTCCAGCAGAGCAATTAGCGGAAGTAGATAGTTTTGTTGCTGTAGAAGCGCGTGGTTTTGTATTGGCAAGTTTGTTGGCGCAACGTACTGGCAAAAGTTTATTGCTCGTTCGTAAAGCAGGTAAGTTACCACCTCCAGTGATTGGTGTGGGTTATAGCTTAGAATATGGTTTAGATCGTTTGGAAATGTCTGCTGACATCGAACCACAAAAAGTGATTATTGTGGATGATGTTTTGGCAACTGGTGGTACATTGAAAGCGGTTAAACAGTTGATGAACAAATGTGAACATACTGTGCTAGGTGCGAGTATTTTCCTTGATCTTCCAGATTTGCATAAAGATTTGGGTATGACAGTTTGGTCTGTGTTAGATGAAACGTCTAAACCTGTTGAAGAAGCGGTTGCTTAA
- the rubA gene encoding rubredoxin RubA, producing MKKYQCIVCGWIYDEAEGWPQDGIVAGTKWEDIPDDWTCPDCGVSKADFEMVEI from the coding sequence ATGAAGAAGTATCAATGCATCGTTTGTGGTTGGATTTATGACGAAGCAGAAGGTTGGCCACAAGATGGCATCGTAGCAGGTACCAAATGGGAAGACATCCCAGATGACTGGACTTGCCCAGACTGCGGTGTTTCTAAAGCAGACTTTGAAATGGTAGAGATCTAA
- a CDS encoding NAD(P)/FAD-dependent oxidoreductase — MQPIVIIGSGMAGYTLAREFRKLDTEQELVMICADDAVNYAKPTLSNALVGKKAPEQIGLGDAEKMSTQLNIRIEKETWVKNIDAAKHELSIEKDGLVSTQAYSKLILAVGANPIHLAIAGDGSDDIHVVNSLIDYRAFRETLENCSTGECGNKRVVILGAGLIGCEFANDLQNTGHQVTVIDLAPQPLGRLLPSHVAQAFKQNLEESGIKFVLGTTVEKVSKAAQSYIVSLASGQSLPADVVLSAVGLQPNIALAKEAEINTSRGVITNTLLETNQADVFAIGDCAEVNGTLLPFVMPIMQQARALAKTLSGQTTQVHYPAMPVAVKTPAAPLTVLPAPIDVEVTWENEEFDDGMLSKATDAEGTLRGFVLLGATAGKQRLTLTKLVPDLIPAAV, encoded by the coding sequence ATGCAACCAATCGTCATCATCGGTTCTGGCATGGCGGGTTATACCCTTGCAAGAGAATTTCGTAAATTAGATACTGAACAAGAATTGGTAATGATTTGCGCAGACGATGCGGTGAATTATGCAAAACCAACACTTTCAAATGCCCTTGTTGGTAAAAAAGCACCCGAGCAAATTGGCTTAGGTGATGCTGAAAAAATGAGTACGCAACTCAATATACGTATTGAAAAAGAAACTTGGGTGAAAAATATTGATGCAGCAAAACATGAACTCAGCATCGAAAAAGATGGACTAGTTTCAACCCAAGCCTATTCGAAATTGATCCTTGCTGTAGGTGCAAATCCAATTCATCTTGCAATCGCAGGTGATGGAAGCGATGACATTCATGTAGTTAACTCATTAATCGACTACCGCGCTTTCCGTGAAACGCTAGAAAACTGTAGTACAGGTGAGTGTGGTAATAAACGAGTTGTGATCTTGGGCGCAGGCTTAATTGGTTGTGAATTTGCCAATGACTTACAAAATACGGGGCATCAAGTCACCGTGATTGATCTCGCACCACAACCACTCGGCCGTTTATTGCCAAGCCATGTAGCACAAGCCTTTAAACAAAATCTTGAAGAATCAGGCATTAAATTTGTACTGGGTACGACTGTAGAAAAAGTATCTAAAGCAGCTCAAAGTTACATCGTATCATTGGCAAGTGGTCAATCATTACCCGCAGATGTCGTACTTTCAGCGGTCGGTTTACAGCCCAATATTGCTTTAGCCAAAGAAGCCGAAATTAATACCAGTCGCGGTGTAATTACCAATACTTTACTCGAAACCAATCAAGCAGATGTATTTGCCATTGGTGACTGTGCTGAAGTCAATGGAACGCTTCTTCCATTTGTCATGCCAATCATGCAACAAGCACGTGCTTTGGCGAAAACACTCAGTGGTCAAACCACTCAGGTACACTACCCTGCAATGCCTGTTGCTGTGAAAACGCCAGCTGCACCATTAACAGTTCTCCCTGCTCCAATTGACGTTGAAGTAACTTGGGAAAATGAAGAATTTGATGACGGTATGTTGTCTAAAGCAACCGATGCTGAAGGTACCTTACGCGGTTTTGTACTTTTAGGCGCAACTGCAGGCAAACAACGTCTAACATTAACTAAACTTGTTCCAGACTTGATTCCTGCAGCAGTTTAA
- the estB gene encoding esterase EstB, with product MNSALQFQVSPYASFMKETKVDLGNGIQLHIETGGNPEHPTILLIMGLGAQMLFWPDFFCKSLIDQGFHVIRFDNRDIGLSSKIRHKGPRLNSYKLMSRFALGLPNDGAPYNLFDMADDVALLIDRLGLSKVSILGASMGGMISQIVAAKYPEKIEKVGLLFTSNNQPLLPPPFPKQLFSLIGKPPSRDEDGIVNHSLKIFQTIGSPGYINQVDAIQTARKLYRRSYHPAGVLQQFLAILCTGSLLKLDKQIIKPTLVLHGSKDRLLPPSHGKAVARAIKDAKFELIEGMGHDIPPHFVPQISGLFAHHFKS from the coding sequence ATGAATAGCGCACTTCAATTTCAAGTTTCACCGTATGCTTCTTTTATGAAAGAAACCAAAGTCGATTTAGGCAATGGTATCCAACTCCATATTGAAACAGGTGGTAATCCTGAACATCCGACGATTTTATTGATCATGGGGTTGGGTGCGCAAATGTTATTTTGGCCTGATTTTTTCTGTAAATCTCTAATTGATCAAGGCTTCCATGTGATTCGCTTTGATAATCGTGATATTGGCTTATCTTCTAAAATTCGCCACAAAGGCCCTCGTTTAAATTCTTACAAACTGATGAGCCGTTTTGCTTTAGGTTTACCCAATGATGGTGCGCCATATAACCTTTTCGATATGGCAGATGATGTTGCACTCTTGATTGATCGTCTAGGTTTAAGCAAAGTTAGTATTTTAGGTGCTTCAATGGGTGGGATGATTTCGCAAATTGTCGCTGCCAAATATCCAGAAAAAATTGAAAAAGTCGGTTTGTTATTTACCAGTAATAACCAACCTTTGCTTCCTCCACCATTTCCAAAGCAACTCTTTAGTCTAATAGGCAAACCACCTTCACGAGATGAAGATGGGATCGTGAACCACTCACTCAAGATATTTCAAACAATTGGTTCACCTGGCTACATCAATCAAGTTGATGCAATTCAGACAGCAAGAAAATTATATCGTCGTAGTTATCATCCAGCGGGTGTACTTCAACAGTTTTTAGCAATATTATGTACAGGTTCCTTACTAAAATTGGATAAACAGATTATCAAGCCTACTTTAGTGCTTCACGGCTCTAAAGATCGCTTATTACCTCCAAGTCACGGTAAGGCTGTTGCAAGAGCAATTAAAGACGCAAAATTTGAATTAATTGAAGGAATGGGGCATGATATTCCACCGCATTTTGTTCCTCAAATTAGCGGCTTGTTTGCACACCACTTTAAATCATAA
- the oxyR gene encoding LysR family transcriptional regulator OxyR, whose protein sequence is MAALPSLRQLSYLVTLSETLHFTEAARRSFVTQSTLSGGIMELERLLGGVLVERDRQNVRLTPLGEQVVARARVLLADAQDLMRLSREMSEPLTGDLHLGIIPTIAPFILSQLLEEVHKQLPKIQLHLHEAQSEKIVEKLEHGNLDVIMLALPFDTRGLKVAEIAKEDLFLVCNRADQNAINARSLDDLDLSHLMLLEEGHCLRDHTLSVCPIGERKNDHRLKASSLPTLVEMVSSNLGYTLLPEIAIHAHMLKNNDQIVVKPIENAPSRTLALVTRKSTPLQSEFDVLVQILQKIMANLH, encoded by the coding sequence ATGGCTGCATTACCATCCCTACGACAGCTGTCATACTTAGTGACATTGTCTGAGACGTTGCACTTTACTGAAGCAGCGCGCCGTTCGTTCGTCACTCAGTCCACTTTATCTGGTGGTATTATGGAGTTAGAACGTTTATTGGGTGGCGTACTCGTAGAACGTGATCGCCAAAACGTACGTTTAACTCCACTTGGTGAGCAAGTTGTTGCCCGAGCTCGTGTTCTCCTCGCCGATGCACAAGACTTAATGCGTTTAAGTCGTGAAATGAGTGAACCTTTAACGGGTGATTTGCATTTAGGGATTATCCCGACGATTGCACCATTTATTTTGTCGCAACTTTTGGAAGAAGTGCATAAGCAACTTCCAAAGATTCAATTGCATTTGCATGAAGCACAAAGTGAAAAGATTGTTGAAAAACTTGAGCACGGTAATCTCGATGTAATCATGTTGGCTTTACCATTCGACACGCGTGGTTTAAAAGTTGCTGAAATTGCCAAAGAAGACCTTTTCTTGGTCTGCAACAGAGCAGATCAGAATGCGATCAATGCGCGTAGTTTAGATGATCTAGATCTTTCTCATTTAATGTTATTGGAAGAAGGTCATTGCTTACGTGATCACACTTTAAGTGTTTGCCCAATCGGTGAACGCAAAAATGATCACCGTTTAAAAGCAAGTTCTTTACCTACACTGGTGGAAATGGTCAGCTCAAATTTAGGCTATACCCTACTTCCTGAAATTGCGATTCATGCACACATGTTGAAGAACAATGATCAGATTGTGGTTAAACCAATTGAGAATGCTCCATCACGTACGCTAGCTTTGGTGACACGTAAAAGTACACCATTACAAAGTGAATTTGATGTCTTGGTACAAATTCTACAAAAAATTATGGCGAATTTGCACTAA